Genomic DNA from Fimbriimonas ginsengisoli Gsoil 348:
CGGCCGCCGGAGGCCTTCATAACCAGCCCGACGAGGAATCCCTTCACCCCCACGTTACCTGCCTTAAACTTTGCGACGATCTCTTGATTGTCCGCCAATACTTGTTCTACTAACGGCATTACCGCGTTTGCGTCCGTTATTTGCGAAGAACCCTTCTCTTTTACGACATCGGACGGAAGCTTTCCGTTCTTGAACACCTCGCGGAATAAGTCCTTGCCCATCTTGCTGGAGATCGCACCGCTGGCGACCAGCTTCGTCAGGTCCACGAGATGGGTGGGGGTGATCTTGCTCTGGCGGGCGGCGATCCCCTCCCCCTTCAACAGCATCAAGAACTCCGACCGCATGAGGTTGGAAATCGCTTTGGGCTCGCCACCCAGACCGACCGCCTCCTCAAAGAATGCCGACCAGTCGGTGTCCGCGATCAGCTCGTCGCTCTCCTTCTCTCCCAGTCCGTGCTCGTTCCGGTACCGCTGGAGCTTGGCGATCGGCAGTTCGGGCAAGGAGGCGCGAAGCCGTTCGATGTAATCCTCCTCGAACGCCATCGGCGCCAGGTCCGGGTCGGGGAAGTACCGGTAGTCGTTCTCCGATTCTTTCAGTCGCATTGGGAAGCTCGACTCGCGCTGTTCGTTCCAGCCGCGCGTCTCTTGCAAAACCTTCCCGCCCTGCTCCAACACGGCGACCTGCCGGCGCACTTCGAACTGCACGCCGAGTTGTACGGAGCGGAAACTATTCAGGTTTTTCAG
This window encodes:
- the gatB gene encoding Asp-tRNA(Asn)/Glu-tRNA(Gln) amidotransferase subunit GatB; amino-acid sequence: MANFIPSVGMEVHAELATRSKMFCRCPVAFGGEPNTRVCPVCLGLPGTLPTPNRAAIEMVLRTALALNCKIAMDSVFHRKNYFYPDLPKGYQVTQYGETNPLGYHGYLEIPAAGGGTKRIHIRRVHLEEDTGKLMHLPSGGSGVDYNRAGTPLMEIVTGFNPETGKPDISTPDEAKEYLTQLRQILLYLGVCDGKMEEGSLRCEPNISVRLDGSDELGTKSELKNLNSFRSVQLGVQFEVRRQVAVLEQGGKVLQETRGWNEQRESSFPMRLKESENDYRYFPDPDLAPMAFEEDYIERLRASLPELPIAKLQRYRNEHGLGEKESDELIADTDWSAFFEEAVGLGGEPKAISNLMRSEFLMLLKGEGIAARQSKITPTHLVDLTKLVASGAISSKMGKDLFREVFKNGKLPSDVVKEKGSSQITDANAVMPLVEQVLADNQEIVAKFKAGNVGVKGFLVGLVMKASGGRVNPQLAQQLVAEALERE